Genomic DNA from Paenibacillus donghaensis:
CCGCCAACTTTCTGCAGATCAGGCTCTCTAATTCCAAAAACATGGCTAGTAGGGTCATGGAACTTTCAATGCCAATAGGGCATTATACGGATTATGAAGCGGAGCCTACTTGCGGTATCGCCACAAGAGAACGGATGATTGGCTATTATGATGATCCCCGGTACTTTCTTGATCCCGAACGTGTTCATGCGGGCATTTTCTGGTTCTCAAAAGGGTTTGTGGAGTATAAAATACCCAATTATTTGTTTGAAGATCAACTCGCCATAGAGATTGAAATCTCTATGGAAATCAGTTCGGAGGCTCCACACATTAATGAAAAATGGCCTTCGGATATTATGTTTACTCTAAACGGTGTAATCTTGGGGATATGGACCAGTCCGGGTGATTTCGGAGAAAATAAAGGGCGGTATACACCTTCCTGGTGGCATTCCGATGTCAACCAGTACGGGTTGATGAAGGTATTGCGTATTAATTCAGCTGGTACTTATATGGATGGTCAGCAAATCTCGGACATCACATTAAAGGATGTTAAGTGGAATACGGATCAATGGAGTTTTCGGATCACTGCAGAGCCAGCGGCTCGAAGGCGGGGGGGTCTTACAGTTTTTGGAAGAGGTTTCGGTAATTACGACCAGGACATTGTAATCAGGGTGTATTATGAGTAGCAGTTACCAGTGATCGATGACCGGGAGACGAAGAAGGTTTTTTTTGAGAGACGCAATCTTCCTGAATAAAAAGGCAATCTCCTTTTTGAGGAGATTGCCTTTTTCTGTTTGGCGTGCCCAGAGTCACGCATTATCTAGTTGGTGAAAGTCCAACCAAAGGAGGGGCCAAGCCACCTGCATTCCGTGTCCCGTTCTGCAGCTGGTTCCAAGCTGCAATAGAGTCTGGACTGGTGTAAATATAGGGGGTGGAGGGCTGAGAAACCGGTGTTACTGAATCGGCGGCAATTTGCATGATTTCCGCTCCCTTGTATTGAAGCACATGCAATTTGCCCCGGACTTCTATCCAAGTATCCGCTGGCAGATTTATAGTTGTTTTGGGGTCAACCATAATACCAAAAGGGGTGGCGTCGGCGGTGCAGCATTGCACGAGAAACCGGCTTACGGCAAAGGTTCTTTCCAGGCTATCGGCTGGATCACGGTATAAAAACCCGGAGACGGCAATCTCCTTGCCTTCAAAAGATTCTTTATACATGTCAATAGCCCCGAAGGTTTCGGAGAAAAGCTCGGGATGTACAGTAATTACGGGTTGTTCGAATAACCGTTTGGCCAGCAAGGAAAATTCTTCGTTATAGGGACTGGAAGGCTCGAAATTGACGTTGTTTTTGGAGTCCGAGACGGTATAGGTCAGGGCGAGTCCCTTTTGGGCTGCCACCATGCTACCAAGTGCTCGATCGGGCAGAAGGAAACCGAGCAGCAGTGGAAAGAGAAACAATCCGTAAAGAGCGGCGCCGCGGAAGCCCCGAGAGGGGAGACGGTGGTCACAGTTGCAGAAGGTGCTGCCCAAGCCGAACAATGCTTGCAGCGTCAAGCTTAGAGCCATCAGCACAAGCGGGACCGGACAAAGCCTGATCCATCGTGCCAGCTTGGGTGCAACATAATAGTGGAGAGCATCCTGCTGAACCAGATGCCCGATATACAGAGCAAAGACCAGCAGAATAACCGCTCTGAGTACATAATGCAGACGTAAACCCAGGGAATCGTTCATTGGGCAGCCTCCTTGAGGTTATTCATTATATGGTCTGTACCTCCTCTAATATTTCTGAAAATGAAAGAATCATAGTTTTATAATTCCATCTATACGTCATTTGCCACTCGAAAAGACCAAATCAGCATTCCTTATACAAATTAAGCAGTAAAAAATATAGATTGACAATGTAAATCTATACCATTAAAATAATGCTCAGCCAGTGATAAACGTAATCATTACTATTAAGGAGGGGTTTTATGAAGAAGAATAGAAACGGAATCAGTAAAAGTTTGACTATATCTTATTTAGCAATAGCATTATCTCTGCTTATTTTATTGACAGGCTGTGCATCCAGTTCTAATGAATTGGTGAATTCATCCCGTTCACAGAATTCAACAACCGTTAAGGAAGATTTGGTACTTGCCGTAGGGATTATGGACGGCGGGCAGTTTGATCCCAAAAAGGGTTGGGGGATGACACAAATCCGTCTGACCCATAGCTCACTGCTGGCTATTGACTCTGATCTTAACTTTATTGGGGATCTTGCGAAATCTTATACCATCAGTGAGGATGCCCTTACGTGGACTTTCCCGCTTCGCGAAGACGCCAAATTCTCTAATGGTGAGCAGGTTACTCCGGAAGATGTCAAGTTTACATACGAAATGCTTAAAGAAGACGGCATTAAATTCGATTTGTCTTTCGTTAAATCCATAGATGTAGTAGAAGACAATACCATTGCGATTACTCTTAACGAGCCTCGTTCAACATTTGTAAGCCAACTCACAGAGATCGGAATCGTACCTAAAGCCCACTACGATGAACATTATTCCGAAAACCCGATTGGCTCCGGTCCTTATCAGGTGGTCCAGTACAATGAGGGACAACAAGTCATCATGCAGTACAATCCTTATTGGTATGGCAAAGAACCCCAGTTCAAAAAATTGACCTTCCTTCTTCTCGAAGAAGATGCTGCCCTTGCAGCTGCAAAGGCTAGTCAAGCCGACATTGTATACGTTCCGCCGACGTTCGCAGAACAAAAGGTAGAGGGAATGACCCTTCGCACCTATGAGAGTATCGATTCCCGTGGGATCATGCTGCCTGCCGTGCCCAGCGGAGGTAAAGGCCTGACCAACGGCAAGGAAGTTGAGGTGGGCAACGACGTGACTTCAGATCTCGCAATCCGCCAGGCGCTCAATATTGGATTGGATCGCCAGAAGCTTCTGGATGTCGCACTCGATGGACACGGTAAAAAAGCATATTCCCTGGCAGATGGCTTGCCATGGTTTAATGAAGAAACGGTAATTGAGGACGGGAAGATTGAAGCTGCAACAAAAATCCTCGCCGACGGCGGCTGGGTAGATACGAACAAGGACGGTATTGTGGAAAAAGACGGTCTTAAAGCAGAGTTTGACATGTACTTCAGCTCCAGTGATCAGCTTCGCAGTGACCTTTCCCTGGCTGCTGCAGATCAAGCGAGTGCCTTCGGCATCAAGATTAATCTCATTGGGGTTACATGGGACGAGATTTATCTAAAAGGTAAGACAGCAGCAGTGGCATGGGGAGGCGGTAGACATCACCCTTACCAACTGTATACGATGAATTCCTCGGAGCAGATTGACAAGGGCATCGGCAATATGTCTAATTACCATAATCCCAAGGTGGATGAGTATCTGCATCAGGCACTCACGTCTTCCTCACTTGAAGAGGCCAATACATATTGGAAGCTTGCTCAATGGGATGGAGAAACGGGGTTTAGTGGTATCGGGGATGCTCCGATAGTTTGGCTGGTGCGCGTAGACCACTTGTACTTGGCAAATGAGAAGCTGGATCTTGGCAAACAGCCGATTCACTCGCACGGCCATGAGTGGGCATTGTTCGGCAATGTGACCGAATGGTCATGGGGCAAGTGATTGTCTGGGAGGAGGGGAGATATTGTGGCAAAAAACATCGTTATTAGGCTGATTCGCGTGGTAACTCTGCTGATTGGATTATCCATTCTGACCTTTTCTCTTATTCATCTGTCTCCAATGGACCCGGTCAATGCATATATCGGGGGGGACAGCTCAGCGTCGCCAGAGCAAATTGAAAAAATCAAAGAATATTGGGGTGTAGATAAAAGCCCGGTGGAACAATATATTTCCTGGGCAAAAGCACTGCTGCAGGGCAATTTCGGGATTTCAAAGCTTTATCGCAGCCCTGTCATCGATATTATTCAAAGCCGTTTTTTAACATCACTTGCCTTAATGGGAACAGCGTGGATTTTATCGGGAGTGATTGGATATGTGCTTGGAATGACAGCCGCGATAAACCGGGGCAAATGGATTGACAAAATCATTAAATGGTACAGCTATACTCTGGTATCCACTCCAATCTTTTGGATGGGACTCATTCTTTTAATTGTTTTTGCTGTCTGGCTCAAATGGTTTCCCGTGGGTTTGGCCATGCCGGGGGGGATGATGGAGAGCGAGGTGCGGTTCGTAGACCGGATTCATCATTTTGTGTTGCCGGCTCTGACATTAAGTATTCTGGGAGTCGCCAATGTAGCGATGCATACCCGCGAGAAAATGATTGATATTTTAAACACAGAGTATGTCATTTTTGCTAGAGCCAGAGGCGAAAGCAAGTGGCAGATATTCAAAAATCATGGGGTTCGAAATTCTATCATTCCCGCAATTTCCCTACAATTCGCTTACTTTGGCGAACTTTTCGGGGGCTCTATGCTGGCGGAGCAGGTGTTTGCTTATCCTGGGTTGGGCAGCACCTTGACCACTGCGGGTTTAAAGGGTGATCTCCCTTTAATGGTGGGAATTATTCTGATTAGCTCCCTGTTTGTTTTTGCAGGGAATCTGGTTGCCGATATTTTGAATAAGGTTGTGGATCCGCGTATGAAGGGGGAGGCCTGAGATGCTGACCATACAAGAGGGAATGAATGTGCGCAAGAAAATGATTTTGCTGCTTGCGATATCTTCCGGCTTTCTGTTGACTATACTGATTCTCAGCTTTTGGCTCAGCAATGACAATCTTCGATTAAGCGCTGCGAACAAAAATCTTGCTCCAAATCTTCAATATATATTCGGAACGGATTGGCTCGGGCGCGATATGTTTACACGTACCATTAAAGGACTGCGCCTGTCACTGGCGGTGGGAGCCTTTGCCTCTATTCTCAGTGTCTTAATCGCAACTGTAATGGGGATTTGTGCGGCGACCTTTGGCAAAACGGTAGATGCAGTTATTTCCTGGATAATCGATTTGTTTATTGGTATGCCCCATCTCGTTTTTATGGTATTGATCTGCTTCATAGTAGGTGGCGGAATACATGGAATCGTACTTGGCGTTTCTCTTACGCATTGGACGGGGCTGGCACGGGTGGTTCGCTCCGAAGTACTGCAGATTAAAGGTGCGGAATACATTCAAATATCAAAAAGCTATGGGAAATCTGCATGGTACATCGCAACAAAGCATATATTACCCTCAATTTTTCCTCAGATTATGATTGGTTTCCTGCTGATGTTTCCACATGTGATTTTGCATGAAGCAGCATTGACTTTCCTGGGTTTTGGGCTTTCTCCGCAAACTCCGGCTATCGGCATCATATTATCTGAGGCGATGAATCATATTTCTACCGGCAAATGGTGGTTGGTGGTGTTTCCGGGACTACTCCTGGTTGTAGTGGTTAAAAGCTTTGACAGTATTGGCGAGCAGCTTCGCATTCTGATGGAACCTGCCAGCTCCAATGAATAGAGGGATGGACAATGAGTAACTCACAGAAAAAACGGCTGTTACAGGTAGAGAACCTGTCCATTGGCTTCTCACAATATTTTAAGGGTACGCAAAAACGTATGATCCACCCCATAGCTGATATGCATGTGAACATAGATGAAGGTGAAATTGTAGCAGTGGTAGGAGCCAGCGGTTCAGGGAAAAGTCTGTTGGCACACGCTGTGCTGGGGATCTTGCCAGGCAATGCCATCACCAGCGGGAGTATCCTGTACCAAGGAGAAGAGTTGACACAAAAGAGAAAGGAACAGCTCCGAGGACGGGAAATCTCCTTCATTCCACAGTCCGTTAATTATCTTGATCCTCTCATGCGTGTCGGGAAGCAGGTACAGATCGGGCTGGATCGGACAACCGCACAGGTACAACAAGATGATCTGTTTGCACGGTACGACCTGAAAAAGAGTGATGGAAGACTGTTTCCGTTTGAATTATCGGGCGGAATGCTGCGCAGGGTGTTGTTTGCGACAAGTGTCAGAGAAGGGGTGAAGCTGGTCATTGCCGATGAGCCGACCCCTGGAATTCATCCGGAAGCACTCTCCGAAATCTTGCGGCAACTTAAGCAATTTGCGAAAGATGGTGCCGGGGTCATGCTGATTACTCATGATATTATGTCGGCGCTGGAAATTGCAGACCGGGTGGCCGTGATCAAGGATGGAACTACGGTGGAAATCTCCGACGTGTCAGCTTTTGAAGGCCAAGGCGATCGTTTGATAACCGATTACACTCGAAGGTTGTGGCGGGCCTTGCCGCAGAATGATTTTGATTTGGAATTCAAGAGAAAGGCGGAGGAGTCATGTCTCTGATTGGAGAAAACTTAAGTCACTATTATCAAAAGGAACGCTGGATATTCAAGGATATCAACCTTTCAGTAGCCCCGGGCGAGGTTCTTGGTTTATCCGGTTACAGCGGATGCGGAAAGACTACACTGGCCAGAATATTGGCCGGGTATCTCTCTCCCCGTGAAGGGCAGGTAACTACAGATCAGAAAGCTATAAAGGAGCATGATTTTCGGCCTGTCCAATTAATCTACCAGCATCCGGAAAAAGCAATTAACCCCAAGTGGCGTATGCGGGAGGTTGTGACTGAGTCCTATACTCCTTCCCAGGACATTCTAGACGCTTTCGAGATACGAAAGGAATGGATGGATCGTTGGCCGATTGAGCTTTCAGGAGGGGAGAAGCAGCGCTTCTGCATCGTCCGTTCCCTTAATCCCGCTACAAGATATATTATTGCTGACGAGATGACTACGATGCTGGACGCTATTACACAGGCGCAAATTTGGAATGCGTTTCTCCGCATCTGTAAAAGTAGAGATATCGGCGTTATTGTGGTCAGCCATGAGACCAGCCTTCTCAACCGGTTATGCGATACTATCTTTATGATTTGTGCTGAGAAATAAAGCCAACAAAAGGCAGTCTATTAAGGTGATCCTTAAGACTGTCCTTTTTTTAAAAATATAAGAATTTATATGTTTCACACGATAACTTATCCTTCTATTTCTCGCTGAAACGGTACCGTCCTTATAAAAGGACGGCAAAGCCGTTTCCACTTGTGAAAAATGGTAAACAAATAATGATTGACATTATTAATAGTAATTATTACGATTAAATGGCATATATCATTAATTAGGGTATCAGGAGGAACGACGATGAGTAAGAACAAGGCGGGGTGGTATGAGGTTGTTAACATGAATGCTCCGAACTGTTGCTTAACCAGAGGGTTAAATGAGCTTTATGGCCTGCAGACTTTCCAACAGGAAAAACTTCAAGTTCCTGAGCCAATGGGTACTGGATTCTGGGAGAGGATACAGGTGAGTGCTTCAGTTGAAATTTTAATTTGCGATATGAGCTTTCACGAGGCAATGGTAATTGGCAGCAAGGAAGAAGACGACCATATCAAATGGAGTTTTTGTCTCGGAGAACCGATAGAGTGGATGCTCAAGCATTCGAGCCAAAACTATTACTTGGAATCTGGTGAAACCTCGGTTTTTGGACGTCATTTGACCAGTAGCATAGGCTACTTTCAAGCGAACAGACAGTATCGCGGCATTACTATAAAGCAGGATCCAAATTACTTGAACGCACTTCAGGGACATTCCGGCGCTAAGGGTTGGCATAATTATCTCGGTTCCGCTGATACTCCCTTTCACAAAAACACGACCAGTCCAGCAATTAACCGCACTCTTCTGGACATACTGCGATGCGACTATGAAGGCGGCATCAGAAAAATGTACTTGGAAGGAAAAGTACTGGAACTGACTGCTATTCTATTGCAGGAAAATGCTCGTGAAAGACCAGTCTCTTCGGGTATGTCTAAGACTGATATAAAGGCTTTAATGCTGGCCAAAGAAATATTAGATCGAAATCTGCAATCTACTCCAAGCATAGCCGAGCTATCGAGACAAATCTGTTTAAACGAATTCAAGTTAAAAAAGGGTTTTAAACAGCTATACGGAGCATCAGTACACGCCTATGTGATAGATCGCAGGCTGGAAACTGCATATAGATTACTAGAGAGCGGTTCTTTGAATGTGACGGCAGCTGCGGAGTTGTCTGGATTTAACAAACCGAGTTATTTTGCCGAGAAGTTTAGACGGAAATATGGAGCCAATCCATCCCGGTATTTTAGAGAAAATTGCTGATTCGGCAAATAATCCGTTTTGGGGTCAAGAGGATACCGATAAGGGTGTCTCTTGTAATAGAAGATATGCAATTATTTAATGATGAGAAAGAATGAGAAAGGAGTCTGTGTCATAAGTGATTGAGAATGATAATCTTTATCTGATATTTAAATTTTTTCAAATAGAAGGAGAGATATTTAATGAATAAGAACAAGAAACTTAAAACCAAGGATTACATACTGGCAGGTATCTTCAGTATTCTGGTCTTCGTCGTTAACTCTGTAATAGGCACGTTGTTGACACCGTTCATGGTATCAGCCATGCCTTTGATTTCGGGAGCCTGCTTGTTTTTCTCCGCTATTGTCTATTTGATCATGGCAATGAAGATAGGTAAAAGAGGAGTATTGCTGCTCCTTGGACTGGTTACGGGAATTGTTTATACCATTATGGGCGTCCCGCTCTTGCTTCCTTTCTTTACTTTAGCAGGTTTGTTAGGTGAATCTATATTATTAAAAGGCGATGGAGGTCAGTACCGCCGAATTACCCGCCAATCTCTGGCCTATGCCGCGTATGGTGCGGTATTTGGTCTGGGAGGGTATGTCACCGTTTATGTGTATGGCAGCGACTATCTGGATACGATGTATTCCCCAGAGATGAGTGAAAGCATGTTTAACTTTGCCTATTCTCCGTCATGGATGATCGGAAGTCTAATCTTTTCCTTCGTGCTGACATTGCTGGGTTGTGTATTTGCCGCCAAACTGTTGAACAAGCACTTCATCAAAGCGGGAATGATTAAATAAGTAGATTAATCAGGGGGGAATGAGATGGATTCCAGAACTGAAATGACAGGATTGATTAGAATAGCCGGTGAAAAAAAGGGCTTGCTTATCGTAGCAAGCATTTTCTCCGTTATTTCGAGCTTGTTGCAGATTGTTCCTTTTATAGCGGTCTATAAGATCATTGCCGAATTATTGATGCATGCAGGAAATCCTGAAACGATTGATAAAGATCTTATTCTTTATTGGGGTGTATTCGTGTTTGCCGCGATGATTGTTGCGTTAGTTACCTTCTACATCAGCGGGATATCTTCCCACATTGCGGCTTTTCATATTCTCTATCAGTTGCGCCTGCGGCTTGCTGAGCATGTGGCCAAAGTACCGATGGGCTACCATTCTAAAACAGCCACAGGAGAGTTGAAAAAGATCATTGAAGTCAGTGTTGAAAAAATCGAGAAATTTATCGCCCACCAACTGCCGGATCTGGTGAGTGCCGCAGTGATTCCTGTTCTTCTTGTCGGATACTTGTGCTGGCTGGACTGGCGCCTGGCTCTGATTCTGCTGATCCCCATTGGCTGTGGCTTCTGGCTACAGGCTCGAATGTTCGCAAGCGCTGAAGGCCAAACGGCTTATCGTGAATTCCAATATGCCGTAGAAGAAATGAACGCTACAGGAGTGGAATATATCAGGGGAATGCCTGCGGTAAAGGTATTTGGCATTACGGCTGATTCATTTCTAACCTTTAAAACGGCAGTGGTCAAGTACAGGGATATCTCACTGCGGATTACTAATCTGTGCAAAACTTCCTACAGTCTGTTTTTTGTTCTCATGGGCTCGTTGTTTGTCTTTGTGGTACCGGTAGGTATTCTGCTACTCAGTGAAAATGCCGGAAACCAGGCATTTGCGATTACTTTTATTCTATTTCTGGTTATTACTCCAAGTCTGTCTGCTCCTCTGCTGAAACTGCTGCATGTGGGGAGCGGACTGCGGGAGATCATAGAAGGTAATAAACGGATAGATGCCATATTGTCGCAAAAGGCGGTGGAAGAACCGCAGAAACCACAAATTCCTGAGTCTTATGATATTCAGTTTCACCAGGTATCTTTCGCCTATGAAACTGTAGAAAGCAAGGATTACAAGCCTGTGTTGGAGAACATCAGCTTTTTGGCACAATCGGGCGAAATGACCGCACTCGTAGGTCCATCGGGCGGAGGGAAATCAACCATTGCCAGCTTGCTGCTGCGTTTTTGGGATGTGCAGGAAGGCATGATTACAATCGGGGGGGTGCCTGTTCAAGAGATGGGGACAGAGCAACTGATGGATACTGTTTCATTCGTCTTTCAGGATGTGCATCTGTTCTACGATTCGATTGAAGAAAACATCCGAATGGGGAATACAGTGGCATCCGGAGAGGATGTGATTGCTGCAGCCAAAATAGCCTGCTGCCATGAATTTATTGAGCAGCTGGAGCATGGATATGCTACGAAAATCGGTGAAGGCGGAACGTATCTGTCAGGTGGAGAAGCTCAGCGAATTGCGATTGCTCGTGCGTTGCTCAAAAATGCGCCCATATTAGTATTGGACGAAGCAACGGCTTATGCGGACGCCGAGAACGAACATAAAATCCAACAGGGCCTGGTAGAACTGGTCAAAGGAAAAACCGTACTTATTATTGCCCATCGTCTATCGACGATTCGTGCGGCTGAGCAGATTCTCGTTCTGAAACAGGGACGAATTGTAGAACGGGGAACACATGAGGAACTGCGGTGTCAACAAGGGTTGTATGATCAGATGTGGCAAGCGCATATTCGCGCAGCTTCATGGAAGCTGGGAGTTGGTAACCTGCAATCAGAGGCGGCAAAGGAGGGTGCGGGAATTGAATAAGTATCTATTTAACATATCCGGTGGCAACCCGAGGAACTTATGGTCTGCTGCTGTAGCGGCAATCCTGGATGGTATTGCCAAAGTTATTCCAGCAGCGCTGCTCGTCGATCTTTTTAATAGCATTTATAGATCTTTTGCAGAGCCGGCAGTTGCGCTCAATACTGCAAGGATGTGGATCGTCAGCATCATTCTTTTGCTGTGGATGGCAGTAGAATATGCAGCTTATGCTTCGCTCTATGATAAAACCTATAAGGCAGCCTACAGTTTGGCTGCTACAGGGCGTTTATCGCTCGCGGAGCATATTCGTAAATTATCCTTGGGGTTCTTCGGAAAACGCGATCCCGGGGATTTAACCAACCTATTGCTCAGTGATTATGGACAAGTTGAGCATACGATATCTCACAATCTTCCCCAACTCATCAGCGCTGTGATGCTGCCGGTTCTGGCACTGCTTGGACTGATTTTTCTGGACTATCGAATGGCGTTGGCCATGTTCGCGGCTATTCCACTAGGAGCATTGCTGCTGTGGCTGACTGACTCCATTCAAGCGAGTCTAAGCGAGAAGCATGTCAGAGCCAAAAATGAAGCAGCCAGCCGACTGCAGGAATATCTGTCCGGGATTCGGGAGATTAAGGCATATAATATGGGCGGACAACGCTTTGAACGGCTGCGCATTGCCTTTGATAACCTTATGCGAGCCTCCATTCGCCTTGAAGGTGTCATGGGGCCAATGATTATGGGGGCCATGCTGCTGACCCGTTCTGGCTTGACGCTGATGATTTGTACCGGAAGCTTTCTGCTTGTCGGTGGAACGCTGTCACTCCCGGTATTTCTGCTATTTCTTCTGATAGGGAGTAAAGTGTTTGAACCCTTGACCGTCGTGCTGATGAACTATGGAGAATTGCGTTATTCGGCATACAGCGCCCAGCGAATCATGGACGTGCAAGGCGAAGAACCTATGCAGGGTTCGGAGAGCATTCAGGCTTCCGGTCCCATTATTTTTGACAATGTTACGTTTGGATATGATACCCATATACCTGTGCTGAAGGAGTTGTCATTCCAGATTAAGCCCAAGACCATAACGGCATTGGTAGGACCTTCAGGCAGTGGGAAAAGCACCATAACCCGTTTGATTGCAAGATTCTGGGAGGTGGAGCAGGGCCGGATTACTATAGGAGGCATCCCTGTCCGGAATGCAGACCCGGAGAAGCTGTTGAAGGATATTTCCATGGTATTTCAGGATGTGTACTTATTTCAGGATACGATCGGCAACAACATTCGCATTGGAAAAATGGATGCAACTCAGGAAGAGATTGAGGATGCGGCGAGCCGTGCCTGCTGTCACGAATTTATTGCTAGTCTACCACAGGGATATGATACCCCTGTAGGAGAAGGCGGTTCCACACTGTCAGGCGGAGAAAAGCAGCGTATTTCTATCGCCCGCGCATTGCTCAAAAATGCTTCCATTGTGCTCTTGGATGAAGCAACGGCTTCGCTAGATCCAGAAAATGAAGCAGCTGTGCAACAAGCGATCAACGAACTGGTCGCAGACAAAACGGTGATCCTTATTGCCCACCGCCTAAAGACAATACAGAATGCCGATAATATTGTTGTGCTCGACCAGGGAAAGCTTGTTGAAGAAGGGACGCATGATCTGCTGATAAGCAAAAAGGGTCTGTACGCCCATTTATGGAGCCTGCAGCAGGACTCGGACGGATGGAGATTAAAATGATAAGACCACGTATCGAATTTGATCCTCGCTCCCAGCTGCTAATGGTGCTCCTTACCAGCTTGGCCGTTTTTTTGGCGGATTTAAGCAGTCTGCCATGGATTATTGGTTTTATGGCGGTCTATCTGGTAATACAGGGAATTTACAAGCAAACCGTTCTATATCTAATCTTGGTACTGCTGCTGTATTTGCTTCAAGGCTGGATCTCCCAGGTGGAACTGGAAATGATTAGGTTCTTAGGGTTTATCACTTTTTTAGGGTTGCGGTTTATACCCGTATTTATGGCCACTCTTTCACTTGGCAGGGTCCCATCCGGCAAACTGATGGCGGCACTGCAGAAGTTAAGACTGCCTATGGGGATTCTTATTGCGATAACGGTAAGCTCACGATTTATACCTGTGC
This window encodes:
- a CDS encoding ArsR/SmtB family transcription factor codes for the protein MYLTTDAESLLVYEALASDVRLRIIELLDKRQMHIKEMAAELYLSSAMVSSHVSKLQKAGLVSSRMQRIEGATYKYCSLSANFLQIRLSNSKNMASRVMELSMPIGHYTDYEAEPTCGIATRERMIGYYDDPRYFLDPERVHAGIFWFSKGFVEYKIPNYLFEDQLAIEIEISMEISSEAPHINEKWPSDIMFTLNGVILGIWTSPGDFGENKGRYTPSWWHSDVNQYGLMKVLRINSAGTYMDGQQISDITLKDVKWNTDQWSFRITAEPAARRRGGLTVFGRGFGNYDQDIVIRVYYE
- a CDS encoding TIGR03943 family putative permease subunit produces the protein MNDSLGLRLHYVLRAVILLVFALYIGHLVQQDALHYYVAPKLARWIRLCPVPLVLMALSLTLQALFGLGSTFCNCDHRLPSRGFRGAALYGLFLFPLLLGFLLPDRALGSMVAAQKGLALTYTVSDSKNNVNFEPSSPYNEEFSLLAKRLFEQPVITVHPELFSETFGAIDMYKESFEGKEIAVSGFLYRDPADSLERTFAVSRFLVQCCTADATPFGIMVDPKTTINLPADTWIEVRGKLHVLQYKGAEIMQIAADSVTPVSQPSTPYIYTSPDSIAAWNQLQNGTRNAGGLAPPLVGLSPTR
- a CDS encoding ABC transporter substrate-binding protein; this encodes MKKNRNGISKSLTISYLAIALSLLILLTGCASSSNELVNSSRSQNSTTVKEDLVLAVGIMDGGQFDPKKGWGMTQIRLTHSSLLAIDSDLNFIGDLAKSYTISEDALTWTFPLREDAKFSNGEQVTPEDVKFTYEMLKEDGIKFDLSFVKSIDVVEDNTIAITLNEPRSTFVSQLTEIGIVPKAHYDEHYSENPIGSGPYQVVQYNEGQQVIMQYNPYWYGKEPQFKKLTFLLLEEDAALAAAKASQADIVYVPPTFAEQKVEGMTLRTYESIDSRGIMLPAVPSGGKGLTNGKEVEVGNDVTSDLAIRQALNIGLDRQKLLDVALDGHGKKAYSLADGLPWFNEETVIEDGKIEAATKILADGGWVDTNKDGIVEKDGLKAEFDMYFSSSDQLRSDLSLAAADQASAFGIKINLIGVTWDEIYLKGKTAAVAWGGGRHHPYQLYTMNSSEQIDKGIGNMSNYHNPKVDEYLHQALTSSSLEEANTYWKLAQWDGETGFSGIGDAPIVWLVRVDHLYLANEKLDLGKQPIHSHGHEWALFGNVTEWSWGK
- a CDS encoding ABC transporter permease — encoded protein: MAKNIVIRLIRVVTLLIGLSILTFSLIHLSPMDPVNAYIGGDSSASPEQIEKIKEYWGVDKSPVEQYISWAKALLQGNFGISKLYRSPVIDIIQSRFLTSLALMGTAWILSGVIGYVLGMTAAINRGKWIDKIIKWYSYTLVSTPIFWMGLILLIVFAVWLKWFPVGLAMPGGMMESEVRFVDRIHHFVLPALTLSILGVANVAMHTREKMIDILNTEYVIFARARGESKWQIFKNHGVRNSIIPAISLQFAYFGELFGGSMLAEQVFAYPGLGSTLTTAGLKGDLPLMVGIILISSLFVFAGNLVADILNKVVDPRMKGEA
- a CDS encoding ABC transporter permease, translated to MLTIQEGMNVRKKMILLLAISSGFLLTILILSFWLSNDNLRLSAANKNLAPNLQYIFGTDWLGRDMFTRTIKGLRLSLAVGAFASILSVLIATVMGICAATFGKTVDAVISWIIDLFIGMPHLVFMVLICFIVGGGIHGIVLGVSLTHWTGLARVVRSEVLQIKGAEYIQISKSYGKSAWYIATKHILPSIFPQIMIGFLLMFPHVILHEAALTFLGFGLSPQTPAIGIILSEAMNHISTGKWWLVVFPGLLLVVVVKSFDSIGEQLRILMEPASSNE
- a CDS encoding ATP-binding cassette domain-containing protein, giving the protein MSNSQKKRLLQVENLSIGFSQYFKGTQKRMIHPIADMHVNIDEGEIVAVVGASGSGKSLLAHAVLGILPGNAITSGSILYQGEELTQKRKEQLRGREISFIPQSVNYLDPLMRVGKQVQIGLDRTTAQVQQDDLFARYDLKKSDGRLFPFELSGGMLRRVLFATSVREGVKLVIADEPTPGIHPEALSEILRQLKQFAKDGAGVMLITHDIMSALEIADRVAVIKDGTTVEISDVSAFEGQGDRLITDYTRRLWRALPQNDFDLEFKRKAEESCL
- a CDS encoding ABC transporter ATP-binding protein, with product MSLIGENLSHYYQKERWIFKDINLSVAPGEVLGLSGYSGCGKTTLARILAGYLSPREGQVTTDQKAIKEHDFRPVQLIYQHPEKAINPKWRMREVVTESYTPSQDILDAFEIRKEWMDRWPIELSGGEKQRFCIVRSLNPATRYIIADEMTTMLDAITQAQIWNAFLRICKSRDIGVIVVSHETSLLNRLCDTIFMICAEK
- a CDS encoding AraC family transcriptional regulator; its protein translation is MSKNKAGWYEVVNMNAPNCCLTRGLNELYGLQTFQQEKLQVPEPMGTGFWERIQVSASVEILICDMSFHEAMVIGSKEEDDHIKWSFCLGEPIEWMLKHSSQNYYLESGETSVFGRHLTSSIGYFQANRQYRGITIKQDPNYLNALQGHSGAKGWHNYLGSADTPFHKNTTSPAINRTLLDILRCDYEGGIRKMYLEGKVLELTAILLQENARERPVSSGMSKTDIKALMLAKEILDRNLQSTPSIAELSRQICLNEFKLKKGFKQLYGASVHAYVIDRRLETAYRLLESGSLNVTAAAELSGFNKPSYFAEKFRRKYGANPSRYFRENC